In Ruminiclostridium papyrosolvens DSM 2782, the following proteins share a genomic window:
- a CDS encoding carbohydrate ABC transporter permease encodes MGFRIKYTLKNVFLLLFGLLLIYPLVWLFFASFKTNNEIFGSLKLLPNSFSWDAYINGWKGSGQFGYGVFLLNTFKLVIPTVLFTIASSSVVAYGFARFNFVLKKPLFALMISTLMLPNTVIIIPRYLQFQKLGWLNSYLPFIVPAIFACYPFFIFMLVQFFRGIPRDLDESAFLDGCGRVRFLISILLPLSKSALFSVAIFQFIWTWNDFFNTLIYIDSVKKFPLSLGLRMSMDATTSINWNQIIAMSIITIIPPVILFFFAQKHFVQGIATTGIKG; translated from the coding sequence ATGGGTTTCAGAATAAAATATACGTTAAAAAATGTTTTTCTACTTCTTTTTGGACTTTTACTTATCTACCCATTGGTTTGGCTCTTTTTTGCCTCATTTAAAACTAATAATGAGATTTTTGGTTCCCTCAAATTACTTCCAAATAGCTTTAGTTGGGACGCCTATATAAATGGATGGAAAGGCAGTGGACAGTTCGGATATGGCGTATTTCTTTTAAATACCTTTAAACTCGTTATACCGACAGTACTTTTTACAATTGCATCAAGTTCGGTTGTTGCCTATGGTTTTGCAAGATTTAACTTTGTGCTTAAGAAACCGCTTTTTGCATTGATGATTTCAACTCTTATGTTACCGAATACGGTAATAATAATACCAAGGTATCTCCAATTTCAAAAATTAGGTTGGCTCAACAGCTACCTTCCATTTATCGTACCTGCAATATTTGCCTGTTATCCTTTCTTTATCTTTATGCTGGTACAATTTTTCCGCGGAATTCCCCGTGATTTGGATGAGTCTGCATTTTTAGACGGATGTGGCCGGGTAAGATTTTTAATCAGTATACTGCTGCCGCTTTCAAAATCAGCATTGTTTTCAGTGGCAATATTTCAGTTTATTTGGACCTGGAATGACTTCTTCAATACATTAATTTATATAGATAGTGTAAAAAAATTCCCGCTTTCACTGGGGCTAAGGATGTCGATGGATGCGACAACCTCTATTAACTGGAATCAAATCATAGCAATGTCAATTATTACGATCATTCCGCCAGTAATCTTATTCTTCTTTGCTCAGAAGCATTTTGTTCAAGGCATAGCGACAACTGGAATAAAGGGGTAA
- a CDS encoding Gfo/Idh/MocA family protein, whose product MNKKINIAIIGCGVIAHSHVEAIKKITKAELVAVCDIIEEKAKEFADKYGVVSYCTDYLELLSRSDIDLVSICVPSGARRDIIVDAARYQKHILSEKPLEITKDRMTDMIDACRKAGVLLGGVFQRRTMKSAVYTRRLIQEGKLGKIVMANVYVKHVRSQEYYNSAGWRGTWELDGGGALMNQGIHGIDLMQWMIGDIESVMAYADHLIRKIEVEDTAVAAMKYKNGAFGVIQGATSIYGQEEIMFEVHGEKGTIAFGDNGFVKFNVEDVENDLKTFGSDISKFDHFEIINDMVDAIINKREPMVPGEEARKAVDLILAIYKSAKSGKMVKL is encoded by the coding sequence GTGAATAAAAAGATTAATATTGCAATTATCGGATGTGGTGTTATTGCCCATTCCCATGTGGAGGCTATCAAAAAAATTACAAAGGCAGAACTTGTTGCAGTATGCGATATTATAGAGGAAAAAGCCAAGGAATTTGCTGATAAATATGGTGTAGTAAGTTATTGTACTGATTATTTGGAATTGCTTTCAAGAAGTGATATTGATCTTGTTTCAATATGTGTCCCAAGTGGAGCAAGAAGGGACATAATAGTTGATGCAGCCCGGTATCAAAAGCATATTCTGAGTGAGAAACCTCTGGAAATTACCAAAGATAGGATGACAGATATGATTGATGCCTGTCGGAAGGCAGGGGTATTGCTAGGTGGTGTATTCCAGAGAAGAACGATGAAATCGGCTGTCTATACACGAAGGCTGATTCAGGAGGGCAAACTTGGAAAGATTGTAATGGCCAATGTTTATGTTAAGCATGTCAGGTCGCAGGAATATTATAATAGTGCTGGCTGGAGAGGTACCTGGGAACTGGATGGCGGCGGTGCTCTGATGAATCAGGGAATACACGGAATCGATCTAATGCAGTGGATGATTGGGGATATCGAAAGTGTAATGGCCTATGCCGATCATTTAATTAGGAAAATAGAGGTTGAAGATACTGCAGTAGCGGCGATGAAGTACAAAAATGGCGCTTTTGGTGTTATACAAGGGGCAACTTCCATTTATGGGCAGGAAGAAATCATGTTTGAAGTACATGGTGAAAAAGGTACGATTGCCTTTGGAGATAATGGTTTTGTGAAGTTCAACGTAGAGGATGTAGAAAATGATTTGAAAACCTTTGGCAGCGATATATCTAAGTTTGACCATTTTGAAATCATCAACGATATGGTTGATGCCATCATAAATAAAAGAGAACCGATGGTTCCGGGTGAAGAGGCGAGAAAGGCTGTTGACCTCATACTTGCAATATATAAATCCGCAAAAAGCGGGAAAATGGTAAAACTGTAA
- a CDS encoding Gfo/Idh/MocA family protein, protein MKFGVIGSAHGHIYEFVEDMLSLGGEFSGIFNDNSELALDLSKKYDVPLFDDVEKLFACGIEIIGTTAINNRKIDIIEQCSQHGVHVMADKPVVINEGQYLRLKKVIEEGKIEVGLMLTIRFMDEVQAVKDILADNRIGELLSVEIFNPHRLTPHTRPDWHFEEDLNGGIIIDLLVHSIDLFQWFTSSEIESYTGIVQKSILKEKKTFYDSSQFFVTSKSGISGYFRVDWHIPDTHWNWGDMRIFCTGSKGCLEARCLGDPLTKEPIVVLFENGSETVKLNVPKVNNSVTKDFFNRINKQNYLIGHKAILDVCKNSIAFSKNAKKVVMPDD, encoded by the coding sequence ATGAAATTTGGTGTTATTGGTTCTGCACATGGACACATCTATGAATTCGTCGAGGATATGTTGTCTTTGGGTGGTGAATTTTCGGGCATATTTAATGACAATTCTGAATTGGCTCTGGATTTATCAAAAAAGTATGACGTTCCTTTATTTGATGATGTAGAGAAGCTTTTTGCATGTGGAATTGAAATCATAGGCACTACAGCTATAAATAACAGGAAGATTGATATTATTGAACAATGCAGCCAGCACGGTGTTCATGTTATGGCTGATAAACCGGTTGTTATAAATGAAGGTCAATACCTGAGACTTAAGAAAGTAATTGAAGAGGGTAAAATTGAAGTTGGTTTGATGCTGACCATACGATTTATGGATGAAGTTCAGGCAGTCAAAGATATACTGGCTGATAATAGAATAGGAGAGCTTCTATCGGTTGAAATATTTAACCCGCACAGACTCACTCCTCATACAAGACCTGACTGGCATTTTGAAGAGGATTTGAATGGTGGAATTATAATTGATTTACTGGTTCATTCCATTGATTTGTTTCAATGGTTTACATCGAGTGAAATCGAGTCCTATACAGGCATAGTCCAAAAATCTATTTTAAAAGAAAAAAAGACGTTTTATGATAGTTCACAATTCTTTGTTACGAGCAAAAGCGGTATCAGCGGGTACTTCCGAGTAGATTGGCATATTCCTGACACCCACTGGAATTGGGGAGATATGAGAATTTTCTGTACAGGTTCTAAAGGATGTCTTGAGGCAAGGTGTCTGGGAGATCCTTTAACCAAAGAGCCCATTGTAGTTTTATTTGAAAATGGCAGTGAAACAGTTAAACTCAATGTGCCAAAGGTCAATAATTCTGTAACTAAAGATTTCTTCAACAGGATTAATAAACAGAATTATCTGATTGGACACAAAGCAATCCTTGATGTATGCAAGAATAGTATAGCGTTTAGTAAAAATGCAAAAAAAGTAGTAATGCCGGACGATTAA
- a CDS encoding glucosamine-6-phosphate deaminase yields MPENKEYMAGNLKVKIFNSREALGKEAAIEAAVAIKRVLEQKKEVNIIFAAAPSQNEFLSALIADVEIPWGSINAFHMDEYINLDYEAPQGFGNFLRQRLFEKVDFKSVHYLDGNAEDIEAECRRYSRLLQEYPTDIVCMGIGENGHIAFNDPHVANFDDKYLVKVASLDLKCRTQQVNDGCFASLDEVPVNAVTLTIPALTAADCIFCMVPGRTKADAVYGTVLGEVTENCPASILQRHKNAILYIDKESGSRVVDFM; encoded by the coding sequence TTGCCAGAAAATAAAGAATACATGGCTGGAAACTTGAAAGTAAAGATATTTAATTCTCGGGAAGCTTTAGGTAAGGAAGCAGCAATAGAAGCTGCAGTCGCTATCAAGAGAGTCCTTGAACAAAAAAAGGAAGTCAATATTATTTTTGCAGCAGCACCTTCACAAAATGAGTTTTTATCTGCATTAATAGCAGATGTGGAGATTCCGTGGGGAAGTATAAATGCATTTCATATGGATGAATATATAAATCTGGACTATGAAGCACCACAGGGTTTTGGAAATTTTTTAAGGCAGAGATTATTTGAAAAGGTGGATTTTAAGTCTGTACATTATCTGGATGGAAATGCAGAGGATATTGAAGCTGAGTGCCGGCGGTATTCCAGACTCCTTCAGGAGTATCCGACAGATATAGTATGTATGGGAATAGGAGAGAACGGACATATTGCATTTAATGATCCTCATGTTGCAAATTTTGACGATAAGTATCTGGTAAAGGTAGCTTCACTGGATTTGAAGTGCAGAACGCAGCAAGTTAATGACGGCTGCTTTGCCAGTCTTGATGAAGTTCCTGTTAATGCTGTTACTCTTACTATACCGGCGCTTACTGCAGCAGATTGTATATTTTGTATGGTCCCCGGTAGGACAAAAGCCGATGCGGTATACGGGACTGTCTTAGGCGAGGTTACTGAAAATTGCCCTGCGTCAATTCTACAGAGACATAAAAATGCAATACTGTATATTGATAAGGAGTCCGGAAGTCGGGTTGTCGACTTTATGTAA
- a CDS encoding carbohydrate ABC transporter permease: MKNSLACTPKRKFRDNIGLLFISPWIIGFLAFQLYPLVASLFYSFTDYSLLSKPVFTGLKNYIDIFTVDPDFYNSIKATFIYTLIAVPGKLIFALIIAMILNSKLRFAGAYTTMYYLPSILGGSVAISILWRFLFKSDGIINMAFGKLSIPAVDWLGSPDVALFTISLLTIWQFGSSMVIFLTGLKNIPYELYEAAKIDGASSVKKFLHITVPMLTPMILFNLVMQTINAFQEFTGAFVITNGGPMKATNLMSLMIYDNAFSFFKMGYASALSWILFIVIIAMTLIIFRTSNNWVHYEDKEDF; encoded by the coding sequence ATGAAAAATTCATTAGCTTGTACCCCAAAGAGGAAATTTCGTGATAATATTGGTTTGCTTTTTATAAGTCCTTGGATTATAGGCTTTCTGGCTTTCCAGTTGTACCCTTTGGTAGCTTCCCTGTTTTATTCTTTTACAGATTATAGTTTACTTTCAAAACCTGTTTTTACAGGCCTGAAAAACTATATAGATATATTTACTGTAGATCCGGACTTTTATAACTCTATAAAAGCAACTTTTATTTACACCTTAATAGCGGTTCCTGGAAAATTGATTTTTGCGTTGATTATAGCAATGATCTTAAATTCGAAGCTCAGATTTGCCGGTGCATATACAACGATGTATTATCTGCCCTCCATTCTGGGTGGAAGCGTAGCCATCTCCATATTGTGGAGATTCTTATTCAAGAGCGATGGAATAATTAATATGGCCTTTGGCAAACTTTCGATACCCGCGGTAGATTGGCTTGGAAGCCCGGATGTGGCTTTGTTTACGATAAGTCTTTTGACTATATGGCAGTTTGGATCATCCATGGTAATATTTTTAACGGGATTGAAAAATATACCATATGAACTCTATGAAGCTGCAAAAATAGATGGGGCATCTTCTGTCAAAAAGTTTTTACATATTACGGTTCCCATGCTGACTCCAATGATTTTATTCAATCTGGTCATGCAGACAATAAACGCTTTCCAAGAGTTTACGGGTGCTTTTGTGATCACAAACGGCGGCCCCATGAAAGCTACAAATTTAATGTCACTAATGATTTATGATAATGCTTTCAGCTTCTTTAAGATGGGTTACGCGTCCGCTCTATCATGGATTTTATTTATTGTCATCATTGCAATGACGCTGATCATATTCAGAACATCAAATAATTGGGTTCACTATGAGGATAAGGAGGATTTTTAA